One Spea bombifrons isolate aSpeBom1 chromosome 1, aSpeBom1.2.pri, whole genome shotgun sequence DNA window includes the following coding sequences:
- the TLR2 gene encoding toll-like receptor 2, which translates to MTSALSTGTPCRHQNTMMYYICKIAIIYSLVIISEAMATCICDSKSFCDCSSRNLTSVPSGLPREIKGLDLSNNKIQILSETDLEPYEYLEILCLEHNEIHTISDYAFHSLGNLKDLDLSYNKLTNLSSAWYSNLHMLTHLNIMGNLYSTLGYSPLFTSLTSLTSLKVGNPDLISIEKKNFHGLESLKEFHLNIPNLKVYENRSMEGVKDIGHIILNVNKTFLYVLMSDLVFSVTVLEIKNMSLLVPDDVSAFGLFNKTRVRRLIFKNCVITDKSSARLFELIQHYQDITDFVLEDSELLGTGHGDPLLHNDNSSITTVIIQNLNIPNFYLFSDLRFFYKVVKHLKSITCTGTKVFLIPCNFSRSFLSMEYLDVSGNLLTDIFLASSSCFLERGGAWPMLRTLNVSKNLLSHLPFVAQMLSGQQYLTNLDLSQNKFGDSTQSACKWSAGLMSLNLSNCQIKHISDCLPATLEMLDLSYNYLTTFVTELPFLKELHLTNNRLAKLPVNARLPRLMMLFIRTNKLSHFYESDLNNFPQLTTLDARDNNYDCSCEFLDYVQFHSALLLGWPANYICDSPTSVRNKRIQDAKLPILKCHKVLFVTLSCIILILLIAVVVALCYFFHLIWYVKMTWAWLQAKRKPLKTTEREICYNAFISYSEMDSEWVENMMVEELENTTPPLRLCLHKRDFTPGKWIIDNIIDAMEKSYKTLFILSEHFVQSEWCKYELEFSHFRLFDENSDTAILIILEPMEKESIPKRFYKLRKLMNTKTYMEWPTDEEQQRYFWQNLKTALQIETYEDA; encoded by the coding sequence TGGCGACCTGCATCTGTGACAGTAAGAGTTTCTGTGATTGCTCCTCAAGGAACCTAACATCTGTGCCATCAGGATTGCCAAGAGAAATAAAGGGTCTAGATTTATCAAACAACAAAATCCAGATCTTGAGTGAGACTGATCTAGAACCCTATGAATATCTGGAAATACTTTGTCTGGAACATAATGAAATCCACACTATAAGCGATTACGCTTTTCACTCACTAGGAAACCTAAAAGATTTGGATTTATCATATAATAAGTTGACAAACTTGTCATCTGCCTGGTATAGCAACCTTCACATgttaacacatttaaatatcatGGGCAACCTCTACTCAACTCTCGGTTACTCTCCTCTGTTCACCAGTCTTACCTCTCTGACATCTTTAAAAGTTGGAAACCCGGATTTAATTTctattgaaaagaaaaattttCATGGCCTAGAGAGCTTGAAGGAATTTCACTTAAATATTCCCAACCTGAAAGTGTATGAAAATAGAAGCATGGAAGGAGTAAAGGATATTGGGCACATTATTTTGAATgtcaacaaaacatttttatatgttttaatgagTGATCTTGTATTTTCAGTGAcggttttagaaataaaaaacatgtcGCTTCTCGTTCCCGATGATGTAAGTGCCTTTGGCCTTTTCAATAAAACTCGGGTTAGaagattaatatttaaaaactgtGTTATTACTGATAAAAGCAGTGCAAGGTTATTTGAACTCATTCAGCATTATCAAGATATTACCGATTTCGTTCTAGAGGACAGTGAGTTACTTGGAACAGGTCATGGTGATCCACTTCTTCACAATGATAATAGCTCCATCACAACAGTCATTATTCAAAATTTGAATATACCaaatttttatctgttttccgACCTGCGCTTTTTCTACAAAGTTGTAAAACATCTTAAAAGTATTACATGCACCGGAACAAAAGTTTTCCTGATTCCTTGTAATTTTTCCCGATCCTTTTTGTCAATGGAATACTTGGATGTTAGTGGTAATTTGCTGACAGATATCTTCTTAGCAAGTTCGTCCTGTTTTCTTGAAAGAGGTGGTGCTTGGCCCATGTTGAGAACCTTAAATGTGAGTAAAAATCTACTCTCACATCTACCTTTTGTTGCACAAATGCTCTCTGGCCAGCAGTACCTAACTAACCTTGATCTAAGTCAAAATAAGTTTGGGGATTCGACACAGTCCGCGTGTAAATGGTCTGCTGGACTCATGTCTTTGAACTTATCAAACTGCCAGATAAAACATATCAGTGACTGCCTTCCCGCCACTTTGGAAATGTTGGATCTAAGTTATAATTATCTCACGACATTTGTGACTGAATTACCATTTTTAAAAGAACTTCATCTAACTAACAACAGGTTAGCCAAATTACCGGTTAACGCACGCTTGCCAAGATTAATGATGTTATTCATCAGGACAAACAAATTGAGCCATTTCTACGAGTCAGATTTAAATAATTTCCCTCAATTGACAACGTTAGACGCTAGGGACAACAATTACGACTGTTCCTGTGAATTCTTAGATTACGTCCAGTTCCATTCGGCCTTGCTTTTGGGATGGCCGGCCAATTACATTTGCGACTCACCTACTTCAGTCAGAAACAAAAGAATACAAGATGCAAAGCTTCCCATTCTGAAGTGTCATAAAGTATTGTTTGTGACATTGTCTTGTATTATCCTGATTCTTCTCATAGCTGTTGTGGTGGCACTTTGTTATTTCTTTCACTTAATATGGTATGTGAAGATGACTTGGGCCTGGTTGCAGGCTAAGAGGAAGCCTTTGAAGACAACCGAGAGAGAAATTTGCTACAATGCTTTTATTTCCTACAGTGAAATGGATTCTGAATGGGTTGAGAACATGATGGTAGAAGAGTTAGAAAATACCACCCCACCCCTGAGACTGTGCCTCCACAAGCGTGACTTTACACCCGGCAAGTGGATCATTGATAATATTATTGATGCAatggagaaaagttacaaaacCTTATTCATCTTGTCAGAACACTTTGTCCAGAGTGAATGGTGCAAGTATGAGCTGGAGTTTTCTCATTTTCGACTTTTTGATGAAAACAGTGACACGgcgattttaattattttggaacCCATGGAAAAAGAAAGTATCCCAAAAAGGTTCTATAAGTTAAGGAAACTCATGAACACAAAGACCTATATGGAGTGGCCTACAGATGAAGAACAACAACGATATTTC